The Aythya fuligula isolate bAytFul2 chromosome 5, bAytFul2.pri, whole genome shotgun sequence sequence GCTGATGCTCGTCCTCTTTGAGGAGGAAGGCCCCGAGGCGGTGACCCTCCCCGGCCTCCCTGCTCTCCGCCAGAGGCTGCACCTCGCCGAGGTCGCTGCTCTCCAGGATGGAGGCCGGCACGCCGAAGGGCAGCGAGCCCGAGACGTGGGTGTGCAGGtgctcccgcagccccccccgggAGTCGAAACGCTCCCCGCAGTAGTGACACAAGTGCACCCTGAGGCTGGCCTTGGCAAAAATGGGGTTTGCCACATCCGGAGAAGGAGGGGTGCAGCTCTGGGACACCACAGGCTCCGAGTCACACTTCTCCTGCTTTACGGAGACGGAGAGCTTTGGCAGCTCTTCCGCTGGCTTGACCAGAGCAGCCGGCTGTGCGGCGGGGCGAGCAACCTGCTGCTCGAGGGAGCTGTCGTCGAGCCCGATGGCgagggagagctgcagctgcgGGTGGTCGCCCTGGGCAGAAGACCTGCCACCAGGCTTGGCCAGCGTCTCCTTCGCTCCCAGACGTTCCTTGGCCGTTTTGTGGGCAGTTGAGATCTGGATCCCGTACAGGTTTGAAGACTGCACGGCCTCTGAGGGGAACACCTGGTTCATCTCGATGGCGATATGCGAGAGGTGGTCAGCGTGGAGAAAGCGGATGCCCTCCTCCAGCCGGCTCTGGTTGACGGTCTGCTTCGGCCCCTTCCCCGTGTACATGATATGCAGCAAGTAACTGAAAATGTCAGGCTGGATGTCTGCAGGCTGGATCTTTATGCATTCACTGAAACAAGACAGATGATTAAGTACATACTCGGCTCCCAATTACAGCCCTGATCCATTATCTGCCCATTCATTTGCGCCGCCGTTTGCTTTTAGACCGTGGGCACTGCCGCCTGGCTCCAGAATCAGGGCGAGCAGCGCTCCTTGCCAAGA is a genomic window containing:
- the ZBTB25 gene encoding zinc finger and BTB domain-containing protein 25 isoform X2 → MDTSGHSVLLLQQLNMQREFGFLCDCTVAIGDVYFKAHRAVLAAFSNYFKMIFIHQTSECIKIQPADIQPDIFSYLLHIMYTGKGPKQTVNQSRLEEGIRFLHADHLSHIAIEMNQVFPSEAVQSSNLYGIQISTAHKTAKERLGAKETLAKPGGRSSAQGDHPQLQLSLAIGLDDSSLEQQVARPAAQPAALVKPAEELPKLSVSVKQEKCDSEPVVSQSCTPPSPDVANPIFAKASLRVHLCHYCGERFDSRGGLREHLHTHVSGSLPFGVPASILESSDLGEVQPLAESREAGEGHRLGAFLLKEDEHQLEHPSCGDLEPLQIGQLSLISKDHEPVELNCNFSFSRKRKISCTICGRAFFRKSQLLEHMYTHRGKQPKYGRCQRLESPATPRFRPYGDSESVGKSPGLSQDHLDECILESDLIQESVDTILVE
- the ZBTB25 gene encoding zinc finger and BTB domain-containing protein 25 isoform X1, with protein sequence MAPVVPSHRHAMDTSGHSVLLLQQLNMQREFGFLCDCTVAIGDVYFKAHRAVLAAFSNYFKMIFIHQTSECIKIQPADIQPDIFSYLLHIMYTGKGPKQTVNQSRLEEGIRFLHADHLSHIAIEMNQVFPSEAVQSSNLYGIQISTAHKTAKERLGAKETLAKPGGRSSAQGDHPQLQLSLAIGLDDSSLEQQVARPAAQPAALVKPAEELPKLSVSVKQEKCDSEPVVSQSCTPPSPDVANPIFAKASLRVHLCHYCGERFDSRGGLREHLHTHVSGSLPFGVPASILESSDLGEVQPLAESREAGEGHRLGAFLLKEDEHQLEHPSCGDLEPLQIGQLSLISKDHEPVELNCNFSFSRKRKISCTICGRAFFRKSQLLEHMYTHRGKQPKYGRCQRLESPATPRFRPYGDSESVGKSPGLSQDHLDECILESDLIQESVDTILVE